A portion of the Polaribacter cellanae genome contains these proteins:
- a CDS encoding MOSC domain-containing protein produces the protein MKIISTNIGERKEIEWKGKKVTTGIFKFPVSKPIFLDIEEVKDDEISDRKHHGGILQAVYGYSLKHYDYFKKLHPNVDFTHGIFGENLTIDDLEETKIHQGDIFKVGETILEATVQRNPCYKLGIRFNNMKIVKQFWNTTMCGVYFKVLQTGFVKAGDEFQQIKSCPENPTIADLYVAKRTEKGV, from the coding sequence ACGCAAAGAAATCGAATGGAAAGGTAAAAAAGTAACCACAGGAATCTTTAAATTTCCAGTTTCTAAACCTATTTTTTTAGATATTGAAGAAGTAAAAGATGATGAAATTTCGGACAGAAAACATCATGGAGGTATTTTACAAGCGGTTTATGGATATTCTCTAAAACACTACGATTATTTTAAAAAGTTACATCCAAATGTAGATTTCACACATGGAATCTTTGGAGAAAACTTAACAATTGACGATTTAGAGGAAACAAAAATCCATCAAGGAGATATTTTTAAAGTTGGTGAAACTATTCTAGAAGCAACTGTGCAGAGAAATCCTTGTTATAAATTAGGAATTCGTTTTAACAATATGAAAATTGTAAAACAATTCTGGAATACAACAATGTGTGGCGTTTATTTTAAAGTTTTACAAACTGGTTTTGTAAAAGCTGGAGACGAATTTCAACAAATAAAAAGTTGTCCAGAAAACCCTACAATTGCAGATTTGTATGTTGCTAAACGAACTGAAAAAGGAGTATAA
- a CDS encoding alpha/beta hydrolase, with amino-acid sequence MITKNYNYIKYYHLKLNELKIPFKEKLIKTSFGKTNIIICGDSNKPPFFLVHGLNSAAPFAIESVQFLLKEHHIFAIDLLGEPNISDLVKISKKDDSYGKWLLEITNYFNIKNITLCGISFGAFPILKSLLIDNKNIKQVFLISPAGIIHGNILASITKFLIPMKLFQLTKKNHFLKKCLNSIYNDFDSITFAYLKEVFLHFKMDFSPTPNFKTEDLATIKTPISIISSKKDFFVPGEKLKKKSEKGFNNLKNFIVLENAKHVPSLMVLEDAFTKLSETKKSDEN; translated from the coding sequence TTGATTACCAAAAACTACAATTATATTAAATACTACCATCTAAAATTAAACGAGTTAAAAATTCCATTTAAAGAAAAACTCATAAAAACTTCTTTCGGAAAAACGAATATAATTATCTGTGGAGATTCTAATAAACCTCCGTTTTTTTTAGTACATGGATTAAACTCTGCGGCTCCTTTTGCTATTGAAAGTGTACAATTTTTATTGAAAGAACATCACATTTTTGCTATTGATCTCTTGGGAGAACCTAACATAAGTGATTTGGTAAAAATTTCTAAAAAAGATGACTCTTATGGAAAATGGTTGTTAGAAATTACGAATTACTTCAACATAAAAAATATTACTTTATGCGGCATTTCATTTGGCGCTTTTCCTATTCTAAAATCACTTTTAATTGATAATAAAAACATAAAACAGGTTTTCTTAATTTCTCCTGCAGGTATTATTCATGGAAATATTTTAGCTTCCATAACTAAGTTTTTAATACCAATGAAATTATTTCAACTTACTAAAAAAAATCATTTTTTAAAGAAGTGCCTAAACAGTATTTATAATGATTTTGACTCCATAACCTTTGCGTATTTAAAAGAAGTATTCTTACATTTTAAAATGGATTTTAGCCCAACACCTAATTTTAAAACGGAAGACTTAGCAACGATAAAAACACCAATTTCCATAATTTCTAGTAAAAAAGATTTTTTTGTTCCTGGTGAAAAACTCAAAAAGAAGAGCGAAAAAGGTTTTAATAATCTTAAAAATTTTATTGTTTTAGAAAATGCAAAACATGTGCCTTCTTTAATGGTTTTAGAGGATGCTTTTACTAAATTAAGTGAAACTAAAAAATCTGATGAAAATTAA
- the lnt gene encoding apolipoprotein N-acyltransferase — protein METFFSKYKFLFVALSAILSAYAFKEVNYVLSIVSLVPVIIAIKQIPLKKVFLYGFLFGSIYAIILCFWMFSAFVNYTNNNAVDMAIGFIAISILMFAFFYSMVFVGIAFILNIHTNKNFLGWFQLIAITAFWSLLEIAFMSFLNEYPFHNYRVGFAFTKNIFSIQWASFGGIEILTFFTVLVNVLLAKAIVSKQKLDIKITVLAIVIIFLGGAILKATFTPQNINTPFKVSSISANMNVKDSWNQNKVNQLAENYFQLIKKQEVKTSDFIIFPESALPWTFYGKDDLLDEFQKRINPNTAIIIGLNTTENEKDKSVKNTVFYFKNKQELGRYQKEILIKGIEAPILGRAAPFAGNAQYLVEKNRFKNKLFTTPFGKAGILICNEAVISKHAIQQAQEGANFFFNLSNDAWFKEQYITPHHFYNARLMSVITRKDMVISNNCGYNAIIKGSGEIINKSKKNTKSNITGNLVANTSASLKTQYPLLFAILLNVFLIVSLFFLKKQN, from the coding sequence ATGGAAACCTTTTTTTCAAAATATAAATTTTTATTTGTTGCTTTATCAGCCATTTTAAGTGCTTATGCTTTTAAGGAAGTAAATTATGTATTGTCTATTGTTAGTTTAGTTCCTGTTATAATTGCTATTAAGCAAATACCTCTTAAAAAAGTATTTTTATACGGATTCTTATTTGGTAGTATTTATGCAATTATACTTTGTTTTTGGATGTTTAGTGCTTTTGTAAATTACACAAACAATAATGCAGTTGATATGGCAATTGGTTTTATAGCCATAAGTATTTTAATGTTTGCGTTTTTTTATTCAATGGTTTTTGTGGGTATAGCCTTTATATTAAATATTCATACTAATAAAAATTTTTTAGGTTGGTTTCAGCTTATTGCGATTACTGCTTTTTGGTCACTTTTAGAGATAGCTTTTATGAGTTTTTTAAATGAATACCCTTTTCATAATTATAGAGTAGGTTTTGCTTTTACTAAAAACATATTTAGTATCCAGTGGGCAAGCTTTGGAGGGATAGAAATCTTAACTTTTTTTACTGTTTTAGTAAATGTTCTTTTAGCGAAAGCAATTGTAAGCAAACAAAAATTAGACATAAAAATAACAGTTTTAGCAATTGTAATTATATTTTTAGGAGGCGCTATTTTAAAAGCAACTTTTACTCCTCAAAATATAAATACACCTTTTAAAGTTTCTAGTATTTCCGCAAATATGAATGTGAAAGATTCATGGAATCAAAATAAAGTGAATCAATTGGCAGAAAATTATTTTCAGCTTATTAAGAAACAAGAGGTAAAAACATCTGATTTTATAATTTTTCCAGAATCTGCTTTACCATGGACTTTTTATGGAAAAGACGATTTATTAGATGAATTTCAAAAGAGAATAAACCCTAACACTGCCATTATTATAGGTTTAAATACAACAGAAAATGAAAAAGATAAAAGTGTTAAAAACACTGTTTTTTATTTTAAGAATAAACAAGAGTTGGGTAGGTATCAAAAAGAAATATTAATAAAAGGCATAGAAGCACCAATTTTAGGAAGAGCAGCGCCTTTTGCAGGTAACGCTCAATATTTAGTTGAAAAAAATAGATTCAAAAATAAGTTGTTTACAACTCCTTTTGGAAAAGCTGGTATATTAATTTGTAATGAAGCTGTTATTTCTAAACATGCTATTCAACAAGCTCAAGAAGGAGCAAATTTCTTTTTTAATTTGAGTAATGATGCTTGGTTTAAAGAACAATATATTACTCCACATCACTTTTATAATGCAAGATTAATGAGTGTTATTACCAGAAAAGATATGGTAATAAGTAATAATTGTGGTTACAATGCAATAATTAAAGGTTCTGGTGAGATCATTAATAAATCAAAAAAAAATACTAAAAGTAATATTACAGGTAATTTAGTAGCTAATACATCTGCATCTTTAAAAACACAATATCCCTTACTTTTTGCTATACTATTAAACGTGTTTTTAATAGTAAGCCTATTTTTTTTAAAAAAACAAAATTAA
- a CDS encoding YciI family protein, whose product MKQFMMIFIGEDYADLGLSPEEMQNRMGKWFAWSQKMDAAGIKHEGEALTSKIRRISGVERTAKDIASTELKEIVGGYYTVTAKDFDAVEEIAKDFPDYDLGSYVEIREVMVFDH is encoded by the coding sequence ATGAAACAATTTATGATGATTTTTATCGGCGAAGATTATGCTGATTTAGGGCTTTCTCCAGAAGAAATGCAAAACAGAATGGGAAAATGGTTTGCTTGGAGCCAGAAAATGGATGCTGCAGGAATTAAACATGAAGGTGAAGCCTTAACTTCCAAAATAAGACGTATTTCTGGTGTTGAAAGAACAGCTAAAGACATCGCATCTACAGAATTGAAAGAAATTGTTGGTGGTTATTACACAGTTACTGCCAAAGATTTTGATGCAGTTGAAGAAATTGCAAAAGATTTTCCAGATTACGATTTAGGTTCTTATGTAGAAATTAGAGAAGTTATGGTATTTGATCATTAA
- a CDS encoding helix-turn-helix domain-containing protein: protein MIFIHNENFRHSFYKDVTRINYIEDMSSQLISDYGYTYIMLRYGNIEAFNNEGKKVEVPKVFIKGTGDYFTVKAYKNSSWLSFELPNHILHNVTKIHSFKNRNKLIDLSLYVDDDVVKSMYENLREVNSIEEITKIADQHLRENYKDWSVLQPSVEIVQYILDKKGMLAVKELSDFFPYTERSIERMFKKEVGASPYRFICLVRFNYIIRELEKKEHKSLSKLIADYDYYDQSHFEKDFQKFLGQSIRDYKNDYNPLLTNGLSRAYIKRSKY from the coding sequence ATGATATTTATCCACAACGAAAATTTTAGACATTCTTTTTACAAAGATGTAACTCGTATTAATTATATAGAAGACATGTCTTCTCAATTAATTAGCGATTATGGTTATACGTATATTATGTTGCGTTATGGAAATATTGAAGCATTTAATAACGAAGGAAAAAAGGTAGAGGTACCAAAAGTTTTTATAAAAGGAACAGGAGACTATTTTACTGTAAAAGCCTACAAAAATAGTTCTTGGTTGTCTTTCGAGTTACCAAACCACATCTTACACAATGTTACAAAAATTCATTCTTTTAAAAACAGAAATAAGTTAATAGACTTATCTCTTTATGTAGATGATGATGTTGTTAAGAGTATGTATGAGAATTTAAGAGAAGTAAATTCTATCGAAGAAATTACAAAAATTGCAGACCAGCATTTAAGGGAAAATTACAAAGATTGGAGTGTTTTACAACCTTCAGTAGAAATTGTACAATATATTTTAGATAAAAAAGGAATGCTGGCAGTAAAAGAGTTATCCGATTTTTTTCCTTATACAGAACGTTCTATAGAAAGAATGTTTAAAAAAGAAGTTGGTGCAAGTCCTTATCGTTTTATTTGTTTAGTTCGATTTAATTACATCATAAGAGAGTTAGAAAAAAAAGAGCATAAATCGCTATCTAAACTTATCGCAGATTATGATTATTACGATCAATCGCATTTCGAAAAAGACTTTCAAAAATTTTTAGGACAATCTATTAGAGATTATAAAAACGATTATAATCCACTGCTAACAAATGGCCTTTCTAGAGCCTATATTAAAAGGAGTAAATATTAA
- a CDS encoding ATP-binding protein produces the protein MLFNQIIGQEHIKNHLQVSAENGRIPHAQLFVGKEGSGTLPMAIAYAQFLLCNFSDDKEACNIKCNKLQHPDLHFAFPVTTSDSVKKHPVSNLYLEEWRQFLGEQPYASLFNWLQHIGVENKQGNIGVDEAEDVVKKLKLKSYEGGFKVMIIWMAEKMNIAAANKLLKLIEEPPNKTVFILITENEEQIINTIKSRCQALHFPVLAENDISKALIERENCSESEAATIAHQAEGNYNKAIHLLHNDSSDLVFEEWFIAWIRTAFRAKGNASVVQQLISWSDTIAKTGRETQKRFLEYCLQFFRQALLLNYQSDQLVFMETKTGFDLSKFAPFVHAGNILEIEKELNDAMYHIERNGNAKIILLDLSMKLTRFLHKKEETV, from the coding sequence ATGCTTTTCAACCAAATTATAGGTCAAGAACATATTAAAAACCATTTACAAGTTTCTGCGGAAAATGGTAGAATTCCGCATGCGCAATTGTTTGTAGGAAAAGAAGGAAGTGGAACTTTGCCAATGGCAATAGCCTATGCACAGTTTTTATTATGTAATTTTTCTGATGATAAAGAAGCTTGTAATATAAAATGTAACAAATTACAACATCCAGATTTGCATTTTGCGTTTCCAGTAACCACAAGTGATAGCGTTAAAAAACATCCTGTAAGTAATTTATATTTAGAAGAATGGCGTCAGTTTTTAGGCGAACAACCTTATGCAAGTTTGTTTAATTGGCTGCAACATATTGGCGTAGAAAATAAACAAGGAAATATTGGAGTTGATGAAGCTGAAGATGTTGTTAAAAAGCTAAAACTAAAATCTTACGAAGGTGGTTTTAAAGTGATGATTATTTGGATGGCAGAAAAAATGAACATTGCTGCTGCCAACAAATTATTAAAACTAATTGAAGAACCGCCCAACAAAACTGTTTTCATTTTAATAACAGAAAATGAAGAACAGATTATAAATACCATAAAATCTCGTTGCCAAGCCTTACATTTTCCTGTTTTGGCAGAGAATGATATTTCGAAAGCTTTAATCGAAAGAGAAAATTGCTCGGAAAGTGAAGCTGCTACAATTGCGCATCAAGCTGAAGGAAATTACAACAAAGCCATTCATTTATTACACAACGATTCTTCTGATTTGGTTTTCGAAGAATGGTTTATTGCCTGGATAAGAACGGCTTTTAGAGCAAAAGGAAATGCTTCTGTGGTGCAACAGTTAATTTCTTGGTCGGACACGATTGCAAAAACGGGACGAGAAACTCAAAAACGTTTTTTAGAATATTGTTTGCAATTTTTTAGACAAGCTTTATTGTTAAATTATCAGTCGGACCAATTGGTTTTTATGGAAACAAAAACAGGTTTCGATTTATCTAAATTTGCACCTTTTGTACATGCTGGAAATATTTTGGAGATAGAAAAAGAACTAAATGATGCCATGTATCACATTGAAAGAAATGGAAATGCAAAAATTATTTTATTAGATTTATCTATGAAATTAACGAGGTTTCTGCATAAGAAAGAAGAGACTGTGTAA
- a CDS encoding phosphoglycerate kinase: MKTLKDFNFENKKAIIRVDFNVPLNDKFEVTDTTRIQAAKSTIIDILEQGGSCVLMSHLGRPKGFQEEFSLKHIVKSVVDIIGCNVKFVEDCVGSEVEEAVANLEAGEILLLENLRYYPEETKGDVAFAEKLSKFGDIYVNDAFGTAHRAHASTTIIAQFFEGNKCFGNLLAREIESIDKVLNNSEKPVLAILGGAKVSSKITVIENILDKVDHLIIGGGMSFTFVKAKGGKIGNSICEDDKMDLALDILKQAKAKGVEVHVPVDVVAADDFSNDANTQNLDITQIPDGWEGVDAGPKSREIFDDVVNKCKTILWNGPLGVFEMESFAAGTIALGHSIDKATKNGAFSLVGGGDSVAAVKQFGFADKVSYVSTGGGAMLEMLEGKSLPGIEAIQSPS; this comes from the coding sequence ATGAAAACACTAAAAGATTTTAATTTCGAAAATAAAAAAGCGATTATTCGTGTAGATTTTAACGTGCCTTTAAATGATAAATTTGAAGTAACAGATACTACAAGAATTCAGGCAGCAAAATCTACTATTATAGATATTTTAGAACAAGGAGGAAGCTGTGTATTAATGTCTCATTTAGGTCGTCCAAAGGGTTTTCAAGAAGAATTTTCTTTGAAACATATTGTAAAATCGGTCGTAGATATTATTGGTTGCAACGTAAAATTTGTGGAAGATTGTGTTGGAAGTGAAGTTGAAGAAGCTGTTGCTAATTTAGAAGCTGGAGAGATTTTATTATTAGAAAACTTACGTTATTATCCTGAAGAAACAAAAGGTGATGTTGCGTTTGCAGAGAAATTATCGAAATTTGGAGATATTTATGTAAACGATGCTTTTGGAACCGCTCACAGAGCACATGCATCTACAACCATTATTGCACAATTTTTTGAAGGTAATAAATGTTTCGGAAACTTATTAGCAAGAGAAATAGAAAGTATTGATAAGGTTTTAAATAATTCAGAAAAACCAGTTCTGGCAATTTTAGGAGGTGCAAAAGTATCTTCTAAAATTACAGTAATCGAAAACATATTAGACAAAGTAGATCATTTAATTATTGGAGGTGGAATGAGTTTTACGTTTGTAAAAGCGAAAGGCGGAAAAATAGGAAATTCTATCTGTGAAGACGATAAAATGGATTTGGCTTTAGACATTTTAAAGCAAGCAAAAGCAAAAGGAGTAGAAGTTCATGTTCCTGTAGATGTTGTTGCTGCAGACGATTTTTCTAACGATGCAAATACACAAAATTTAGATATTACTCAAATTCCTGATGGTTGGGAAGGAGTTGATGCTGGACCAAAATCAAGAGAGATTTTTGATGATGTTGTAAACAAGTGTAAAACGATTTTATGGAATGGACCTTTAGGTGTTTTTGAAATGGAATCTTTTGCAGCAGGAACCATTGCATTAGGACATTCAATAGACAAAGCAACAAAAAACGGAGCATTTTCTTTAGTTGGAGGTGGAGATTCTGTTGCAGCAGTAAAACAATTTGGTTTTGCAGATAAAGTAAGCTATGTTTCAACTGGTGGAGGTGCTATGTTAGAAATGTTAGAAGGAAAAAGTTTACCTGGAATTGAAGCGATTCAAAGCCCATCTTAA
- a CDS encoding aldo/keto reductase, producing the protein MKYTKLPNTNIKVSKICLGTMTWGNQNTQEEGFEQMDYALEQGVNFFDTAELYSVPASPETYGATEKIIGNWFKKSGNRDKVVLASKIAGGGDYTKHIREGGLNKKNIKEAIEGSLKRLQTDYIDLYQLHWPNRGVNVFGTRDFPTDTVKDATENYLEIIQTLNDLIQEGKIRQYGLSNETPWGTLKYLQTAELNKLARPITIQNSYSMIHRGYEAGMSEVSLREDIGLLAYSPLAQGVLSGKYLDGNKPEGARGTLFPRFVARYMGDGSLEAVKRYEAIAKKAGITLSEMSLAFINQLPFVTSNIIGATKLSQLKENIGSINIDLSKETLKEIEEVHKDIPNPAP; encoded by the coding sequence ATGAAATACACAAAACTACCAAATACCAATATAAAAGTTAGCAAAATATGTTTAGGAACCATGACTTGGGGAAATCAAAATACTCAAGAAGAAGGTTTCGAACAAATGGATTATGCTTTAGAACAAGGTGTAAACTTTTTTGATACTGCAGAATTATATTCTGTTCCTGCTTCTCCAGAAACGTATGGAGCAACAGAAAAAATTATTGGGAATTGGTTTAAAAAATCTGGAAATAGAGACAAAGTAGTTTTGGCAAGTAAAATTGCAGGTGGTGGAGATTATACAAAACACATTAGAGAAGGTGGTTTGAATAAGAAAAACATTAAAGAAGCAATTGAAGGAAGTCTAAAGCGTTTACAGACTGATTATATCGATTTGTATCAATTACATTGGCCAAATAGAGGTGTAAATGTTTTCGGTACAAGAGATTTTCCAACAGATACTGTAAAAGATGCAACTGAAAATTATTTAGAAATCATTCAAACTTTAAATGATTTAATACAAGAGGGAAAAATAAGACAATATGGTTTGTCTAACGAAACTCCTTGGGGAACTCTAAAATACCTACAAACAGCTGAATTAAATAAATTGGCAAGACCAATTACAATTCAGAATTCATATTCTATGATTCATAGAGGTTATGAAGCAGGAATGAGTGAGGTTTCTTTAAGAGAGGATATTGGTTTATTAGCATACTCTCCTTTGGCACAAGGTGTTTTATCTGGAAAATATTTAGATGGAAATAAACCAGAAGGCGCAAGAGGAACTTTATTTCCACGTTTTGTTGCACGTTATATGGGTGATGGTTCTTTGGAAGCTGTAAAAAGATACGAGGCAATTGCAAAGAAAGCCGGAATTACATTATCGGAAATGTCTTTGGCGTTTATCAACCAATTACCATTTGTAACCAGTAACATTATTGGAGCTACAAAATTGAGTCAATTGAAAGAAAATATTGGTAGTATTAACATCGATTTATCTAAAGAAACTTTAAAAGAAATTGAAGAAGTTCATAAAGATATTCCTAATCCTGCGCCTTAA
- a CDS encoding RNA polymerase sigma factor yields the protein METKLIDHLFRNHSGKMVSVLTRIFGLSNLEIIEDAVQDTFLKASISWRKEQPKNPEAWLTKAAKNRVLDIFRKLKSEQKHIPEIIADFESIATDELFLEAEIEDAQLRMIFTACHPKLDAKDQIVFALKTIAGFSTKEIASALLTKEETIKKRLLRAKKTIKTTNLEFKIPQGKELPKRIGSVLNVIYLIFNEGFHSNKKEILVQKELCGEAIRLCKMLLKNKHTQIPESYALFALMCFHSARLDAKINTENELLDLKNQDRNKWSFPLIQLGNMMMNKAVETSQFSRYHYEAAIVAEHIKAPNFEQTDWNKILNYYKCLHKIQPSTSYLLTMAVVCLQSENYIKANYYFEQINPDDLAQRSYLFYGAKADYFAKTNNKKGALKFIDIALEKVSNNLEKKFLERKKIYFLKNL from the coding sequence ATGGAAACGAAACTCATAGACCATCTTTTTCGAAATCATAGTGGAAAGATGGTTTCTGTTTTAACTCGAATTTTCGGACTCTCAAACCTGGAAATTATCGAAGATGCTGTACAAGATACTTTTCTAAAAGCCAGTATTTCTTGGCGAAAAGAACAGCCAAAAAATCCTGAAGCTTGGCTAACAAAAGCTGCAAAAAATAGAGTTTTAGATATTTTTAGAAAACTAAAATCCGAACAAAAACACATTCCAGAAATTATAGCAGATTTTGAATCTATTGCAACAGATGAACTTTTTTTAGAAGCAGAAATCGAAGATGCTCAACTTCGAATGATTTTTACTGCTTGTCATCCTAAATTAGATGCTAAAGACCAAATTGTATTTGCCTTAAAAACAATTGCTGGTTTTAGCACAAAAGAAATTGCATCTGCTTTATTAACCAAAGAAGAAACTATTAAAAAACGTTTATTAAGAGCCAAAAAAACGATTAAAACAACAAATTTAGAATTCAAAATTCCACAAGGAAAAGAACTTCCAAAGAGGATTGGCAGTGTTTTAAATGTTATTTATCTTATTTTTAATGAAGGTTTTCACTCCAATAAAAAAGAGATTTTAGTACAAAAAGAATTGTGTGGAGAAGCCATTCGATTGTGTAAAATGTTACTAAAAAATAAACACACTCAAATTCCTGAAAGTTATGCTTTGTTTGCGCTCATGTGTTTTCATTCTGCAAGATTAGATGCAAAAATTAATACTGAAAATGAGTTGTTAGATTTAAAAAATCAAGATAGAAATAAATGGTCTTTTCCTTTGATTCAATTAGGAAATATGATGATGAATAAAGCTGTTGAAACATCACAATTCTCAAGATATCATTATGAAGCAGCAATTGTTGCAGAACATATAAAAGCGCCTAATTTCGAACAAACAGATTGGAATAAAATTTTGAATTATTACAAATGCCTGCACAAAATACAACCTTCTACTTCTTATCTCTTAACCATGGCTGTTGTTTGTTTACAAAGTGAAAACTATATAAAAGCCAATTATTATTTCGAACAAATAAACCCTGATGATTTAGCACAACGTTCGTATCTATTTTATGGCGCAAAAGCAGATTATTTTGCCAAAACAAACAACAAAAAAGGAGCTTTAAAATTTATTGATATTGCTTTAGAAAAAGTGTCTAATAATTTGGAAAAGAAGTTTTTGGAGAGGAAGAAAATTTACTTTTTAAAAAACTTGTAG
- a CDS encoding tryptophan-rich sensory protein — protein MKRFLQILNGVAFISVVFINYLSNTGLMNNTTIGEISSEYKSLFTPAGYAFSIWGLIYLLLFGFIFYQGRSLFTKVRNDDFIEIIGFWFAISCFANSAWVFSWIYEYTGLSCIFIFLLLFSILKIVVNTKIGLEKETFSTKIFIWWPFAIYSGWVTVASIANVSTYLIKINWDGFGISPKIWTIIMISIATIINLIVTWKRNMSAFAFVGAWALIAIAVANSDNTLVTIANSATGILILSSLLNAFKNRKTIQ, from the coding sequence ATGAAAAGATTTCTACAAATTTTAAACGGAGTTGCATTTATTTCTGTTGTTTTTATCAATTATTTATCCAACACAGGTTTAATGAATAATACTACAATTGGTGAGATTTCCAGTGAGTATAAATCACTCTTTACACCTGCAGGCTATGCTTTTTCCATTTGGGGACTCATTTATTTATTGCTTTTTGGATTCATTTTTTACCAAGGAAGAAGTCTATTTACAAAAGTTAGAAATGATGATTTTATTGAAATAATCGGCTTTTGGTTTGCCATTTCATGTTTCGCAAACAGTGCTTGGGTTTTTAGTTGGATTTACGAATACACTGGTTTGTCTTGCATTTTTATTTTTTTGCTACTTTTTTCAATCTTAAAAATCGTTGTAAACACAAAAATCGGACTTGAAAAAGAAACATTTTCAACAAAAATATTTATTTGGTGGCCATTTGCAATTTACAGTGGTTGGGTAACTGTAGCAAGTATTGCAAATGTTTCTACGTATTTGATAAAGATTAATTGGGACGGATTTGGAATTTCGCCAAAAATTTGGACGATTATTATGATTTCCATTGCAACAATTATCAACTTAATAGTTACGTGGAAAAGAAATATGAGCGCATTTGCATTTGTAGGTGCTTGGGCGTTAATTGCTATTGCTGTTGCGAATTCGGATAATACTTTAGTGACAATTGCAAATTCAGCTACAGGAATTTTAATTTTAAGTAGCTTGTTAAATGCATTTAAAAATAGAAAAACAATTCAATAA